Below is a genomic region from Bordetella pertussis 18323.
GCCGGCGCGCGCCAGCACCGAGTGCATCTGAGCCAGGCGTTGCCCGATGGTGCCGGCCAGCACTTCGTAGCCGGCCAGTTCCTGCTGGTAGTCGTCGGCGCTGGCGCCGGTCAGTATGGCGGCGTCGAGCGTGCGTTTCAGGTAGGCCACGGTCCAGTTCCACGCATCGCCTTCGTTGACGACGTAGGCGTGGGCCAGCGCCAGCGTATGGGGCGCCTGGTCGCCCTGCACGCGCACGACCTCGCCTAGCTGTGAAGATTCAATAGGTTGTATGCATGGTTCATCCGAACCGGATTTGAGAAACTGGAAATCGCCGATCCCCCAGTTCACTCAAGGAGCCCGGCCGGATGAACACCCATAAGCATGCCCGATTGACCTTCCTACGTCGACTCGAAATGGTCCAGCAATTGATCGCCCATCAAGTTTGTGTGCCTGAAGCGGCCCGCGCCTATGGGGTCACCGCGCCGACTGTGCGCAAATGGCTGGGCCGCTTCCTGGCTCAGGGCCAGGCGGGCTTGGCCGATGCGTCCTCGCGCCCGACGGTCTCGCCCCGAGCGATTGCGCCGGCCAAGGCGCTGGCTATCGTGGAGCTGCGCCGCAAGCGGCTGACCCAAGCGCGCATCGCCCAGGCGCTGGGCGTGTCAGCCAGCACCGTCAGCCGCGTCCTGGCCCGCGCCGGTCTGTCGCACCTGGCCGACCTGGAGCCGGCCGAGCCGGTGGTGCGCTACGAGCATCAGGCCCCCGGCGATCTGCTGCACATCGACATCAAGAAGCTGGGACGTATCCAGCGCCCTGGCCACCGGGTCACGGGCAACCGACGCGATACCGTTGAGGGGGCCGGCTGGGACTTCGTCTTCGTGGCCATCGATGACCACGCCCGCGTGGCCTTCACCGACATCCACCCCGACGAGCGCTTCCCCAGCGCCGTCCAGTTCCTCAAGGACGCAGTGGCCTACTACCAGCGCCTGGGCGTGACCATCCAGCGCTTGCTCACCGACAATGGCTCGGCCTTTCGCAGCCGCGCCTTCGCCGCGCTGTGCCATGAGCTGGGCATCAAGCACCGCTTTACCCGACCTTACCGCCCACAGACCAATGGCAAGGCCGAACGCTTCATCCAGTCGGCCTTGCGTGAGTGGGCTTACGCTCACACCTACCAGAACTCCCAACACCGAGCCGATGCCATGAAATCCTGGCTACACCACTACAACTGGCATCGACCCCACCAAGGCATCGGGCGCGCTGTACCCATCTCCAGACTCAACCTGGACGAATACAACCTATTGACAGTTCACACCTAGCAGCGCCGGCGTATGCGCGTAGCCGGCCTGGGTGAGGTAGCGCGTCATCTCGGCTTCGGGGTGCGGGCCGGCATGCAGCTCGCGCAGCAGCTTGAACACGACGCGCTCGCCGACCAGCAGCGAACTGTTGGACTGGTCGGCGCTGAGCGCGCGCACCTCGCTGTCATCGCGCAGCGCCAGGTCGGCCAGGCCCGGCTCGGGCAGGAAGCGCAGCCGCACGGCGGGCTCGCCGCCGGCCTGGATATCGCGGCCGGCCGTCAGGGCCGCCAGCAGCACGCGCGCATAGCCGGGCTGCAGCGAGGCGTCGGTGAGCGTGCCCAGCTGCGCGCCGCGCCGCACGCGCGCCAGCGGATACTGGGCGGCGGTATCGTCCTGCCAGGCCAGCGCCACCGGCGTATGGAAGCGGCGCGGCGGTCCGTCGTCGCTGACTTCGATCTCGGCTTCGTAATAGCTTTCCACGTCGTCGTTCAGCGGCACGCTGTAGGCCAGCCGCATGACGCCGGGCTTGCGGCGCGCGGCATACCAGCGCTGCCGCTGCAGGTAGGCCGGCAGCACGTCCGCTTCCAGCTGGCGGCGCGATGCCTCGGTCAGGCGCAGCGCCGCGCCCGCGCCGCGCGACACCAGGGTGATCGATTCCGGCATTTGCGGCGGCAGCTCGCTGTGCCACGCGGGCGGCGCGGCGCCGGCGCTCAGGTCCAGCCAGTAGAAGCCGAAAGGCGGCAGCGTCAGCAGATAGGGCAGCTCGCCGATCTGCGGAAAGGCGGTGCCGCCCAGCATTTCCACCGGTACGCGGCCGGCGTACTCGGACAGGTGCAGTTCGACCGGCTGGGCCGCCTGCGAAAGGTTGGCCACGCACAGCACCACCGTGTCTTCCCAGGTGCGCAGATAGGCCAGGATCTTGCGGTTGCCCGGATACAGGAACGACAGTTCGCCACGGCCGAACACATGGCTCTGGCGGCGCTTGGCCAGCATGCGGCGGGTCCAGTTCAGCAGCGAATGCGGGTCGCGCTGCTGCGCCTCCACGTTGACCGCCTCGTAGCCGTACAGCGGCCCCATCAGCAGCGGCAGCGGCAGGCGCTCGGGGTCGGCGCGCGAGAAGCCGCCGTTGCGGTCGGGCGACCATTGCATGGGCGTGCGCACGCCGTCGCGGTCGCCCAGGTGGATGTTGTCGCCCATGCCCAGCTCGTCGCCGTAGTACAGCACCGGCGTGCCCGGCATGGACAGCAGCAGGCTGTTCATCAGTTCGATGCGGCGCCGGTCGCGCTCGAGCAGCGGCGCCAGGCGGCGCCGGATGCCCAGGTTGATGCGCGCGCGCGGCTCGGCCGCGTAGACGTTCCACAGGTAGTCGCGTTCGCGGCTGGTCACCATCTCCAGGGTCAGCTCGTCGTGGTTGCGCAGGAAAATGGCCCATTGGCATTGCGGCGCGATGGACGGCGTCTGGCGGATGATGTCGGTGACGGGCAGGCGGTCCTCCTGCGCGATGGCCATGTACATGCGCGGCATCAGGGGAAAGTGGAACGCCATGTGGCATTCGTCGCCGGCGCCGAAGTACTCTTGCGCGTCCTCGGGCCACTGGTTGGCCTCGGCCAGCAGCATCCTGCCGGGATACTCGCTGTCGATGACGCGGCGGATGCGCCGCAGGATGGCGTGGGTTTCCGGCAGGTTCTCGTTGTTGGTGCCTTCCCGCTCGACCAGGTAGGGCACCGCGTCCA
It encodes:
- a CDS encoding IS481-like element IS481 family transposase, encoding MNTHKHARLTFLRRLEMVQQLIAHQVCVPEAARAYGVTAPTVRKWLGRFLAQGQAGLADASSRPTVSPRAIAPAKALAIVELRRKRLTQARIAQALGVSASTVSRVLARAGLSHLADLEPAEPVVRYEHQAPGDLLHIDIKKLGRIQRPGHRVTGNRRDTVEGAGWDFVFVAIDDHARVAFTDIHPDERFPSAVQFLKDAVAYYQRLGVTIQRLLTDNGSAFRSRAFAALCHELGIKHRFTRPYRPQTNGKAERFIQSALREWAYAHTYQNSQHRADAMKSWLHHYNWHRPHQGIGRAVPISRLNLDEYNLLTVHT